A window of the Rutidosis leptorrhynchoides isolate AG116_Rl617_1_P2 unplaced genomic scaffold, CSIRO_AGI_Rlap_v1 contig133, whole genome shotgun sequence genome harbors these coding sequences:
- the LOC139881237 gene encoding uncharacterized protein, whose product MAKKRANQTTSRSKTSPLSPLPSPISSLPFEDDKSPAPKSTILNKTTSRSKTSNKKAPIRATAQLDSSPLNTSSFHRSGNVNVSSVSDLKNLASSQLDDMKRNLIDRSHLEILKELESSVSRLHKRFKIQTQTSQQLMDEAEKDYAKLSERISESQEAMKASYAEFMTDAQASTSRLLKTSIPELSKSLEKAVDALQSRYGVRSA is encoded by the exons ATGGCAAAGAAGAGAGCGAACCAAACGACTTCTCGCTCGAAGACTTCGCCACTGTCACCGTTGCCGTCGCCGATTTCATCTCTTCCATTTGAAGATGACAAGTCCCCGGCCCCGAAGTCAACTATTCTGAACAAAACGACTTCTCGCTCGAAGACTTCCAATAAGAAAGCCCCGATCAGAGCCACAGCTCAGTTAGATTCATCACCTCTAAATACCTCGTCGTTTCATAGGAGCGGTAACGTGAACGTAAGCTCCGTGTCAGATCTGAAGAACCTGGCGTCTTCTCAATTGGACGATATGAAGCGCAATCTAATCGATCGATCTCATTTGGAGATCCTCAAGGAACTTGAATCTTCTGTTTCTCGCCTTCACAAGCGCTTCAAG ATACAGACGCAGACATCTCAGCAACTAATGGATGAAGCAGAGAAGGATTACGCAAAGCTGTCTGAACGGATTAGTGAAAGTCAAGAAGCTATGAAG GCTTCATATGCAGAGTTCATGACAGATGCTCAAGCCAGCACTTCTCGTT TGCTCAAGACATCCATCCCCGAGTTGTCGAAGTCTCTTGAGAAAGCAGTCGATGCTCTCCAGAGCCGATATGGGGTCCGCTCTGCGTAG